In Kaistella faecalis, a genomic segment contains:
- a CDS encoding OstA-like protein, with translation MKKLFVVFLFISAQFFAQIITKPQGPLVKDPYFNSSQNSTPGDKVRLIHSDFFQKIPGRYNGNPFFSGNVQFEHQGSLLSADEVIFYEEQNFVKAVGNVKLQNADGSVITAGEMEYDGNSQKGIARKNVVLTDPQQTIKTETLYYDRVSNKAYFNTGGTISDATNVMYTKSATYDLNSRMIDFTGNVKINNPDYTVEGTNIKQNQNTNTAEFFGPTTITNKQNPSNLIYTEKGTYNMNSKEVYLKKNSRIHYNDKILTGDDMYFNQITGFGTAKGNVTLRDPKEKRYMKGGYGEIYEKKDSAMMTDRPYAVKILEKDSMYFSAQRILAYQKIDETNPSKKKSFLRAYRKARMFKSNIQLRADSLSFNETDGVMHLFGKPIAWSGEKQVTGDKIEAYFDTESEYIDSLKVIGNAFAISKADSLNLKDEFNQVKGKLMTVYYKENQISLAKVIGNAQAITYADDQNEKTKEVERIGVSLSTCGTIEAEFEENKVQIISCNVGANTDVYPMSKISREKRFFPDFNWNTKDRLRKWEDIFLDTPDYEEVKYESDDRLYNAAQKAIDDAKAKEEAKKPKRVRK, from the coding sequence ATGAAAAAACTTTTCGTTGTATTTCTTTTCATCAGTGCACAGTTTTTTGCGCAGATTATTACCAAGCCGCAGGGTCCGTTGGTGAAAGATCCGTATTTCAATTCGTCACAAAACTCAACGCCAGGCGATAAAGTCCGTCTGATTCACTCTGATTTTTTCCAGAAAATTCCAGGTAGATATAACGGAAATCCTTTCTTTTCCGGGAATGTACAGTTCGAGCATCAGGGTTCACTTCTCAGTGCAGATGAGGTCATTTTCTATGAAGAGCAGAACTTTGTAAAAGCGGTCGGCAATGTGAAACTTCAAAATGCTGACGGCTCTGTGATTACTGCCGGAGAAATGGAGTACGACGGTAACTCTCAGAAAGGAATCGCCCGCAAGAACGTGGTGCTTACAGATCCGCAGCAGACGATAAAAACCGAAACACTTTATTACGACAGGGTTTCGAATAAGGCATATTTTAATACAGGCGGCACCATTTCAGATGCAACCAACGTCATGTACACCAAATCGGCAACCTACGATCTCAATTCCCGAATGATCGATTTTACAGGTAATGTGAAGATCAATAATCCCGATTACACAGTGGAGGGCACCAATATAAAGCAGAATCAAAATACCAACACTGCAGAGTTTTTCGGGCCTACAACCATCACTAATAAGCAGAATCCATCCAATCTTATCTATACCGAAAAGGGTACCTACAACATGAATTCCAAAGAAGTTTATCTGAAGAAGAATTCAAGAATTCATTATAACGATAAGATTCTAACCGGCGATGATATGTACTTTAACCAGATTACCGGTTTTGGTACGGCAAAAGGTAATGTTACGCTGCGGGATCCTAAAGAAAAGCGTTATATGAAAGGGGGTTATGGCGAAATCTACGAGAAGAAAGATTCTGCAATGATGACAGACAGGCCGTATGCGGTGAAGATACTGGAGAAAGATTCCATGTATTTTTCGGCACAGAGGATTTTAGCTTATCAGAAAATTGATGAAACCAACCCATCTAAGAAAAAGAGCTTCCTTCGGGCCTACCGCAAGGCCAGAATGTTCAAATCGAATATACAGCTCAGAGCAGATTCCTTAAGTTTTAATGAAACCGACGGAGTGATGCATCTTTTTGGCAAGCCTATTGCCTGGAGCGGCGAGAAACAGGTAACCGGAGATAAGATTGAAGCATATTTCGATACAGAAAGTGAATATATCGATTCCTTAAAAGTAATCGGTAACGCTTTCGCCATCAGTAAGGCAGATTCACTTAATTTAAAAGACGAATTCAATCAGGTGAAAGGTAAACTGATGACCGTTTATTACAAAGAGAACCAAATCAGCCTCGCAAAAGTAATCGGTAATGCGCAGGCAATTACGTATGCCGACGATCAGAATGAAAAAACAAAAGAGGTGGAAAGAATCGGTGTGTCCCTTTCAACCTGCGGAACTATTGAAGCAGAGTTTGAAGAAAATAAAGTGCAGATTATTTCATGTAACGTTGGCGCTAATACTGATGTTTATCCAATGAGCAAGATTTCCCGCGAAAAAAGATTTTTCCCCGATTTTAACTGGAATACCAAAGACCGGCTCCGTAAATGGGAAGACATTTTCCTGGATACCCCTGACTATGAGGAAGTGAAATATGAGTCAGATGACCGTTTATATAATGCTGCGCAGAAAGCCATCGACGATGCGAAAGCCAAAGAGGAAGCAAAGAAACCGAAAAGGGTAAGGAAATAA
- a CDS encoding Fur family transcriptional regulator: protein MDTKQKDLNITTIKEVLRQYLLEKGFRNTPERYTILEEIYSMEHHFNVDDLYLLMMQKKYHVSKATIYNTIEIFLDAGLIRKHQFGEKTLTSSSYEKSYFDKQHDHLVIYKKDSDKEIEEIIEFCDPRIQGIKEAIESAFGVNIDSHSLYFYGTKKN, encoded by the coding sequence ATGGACACGAAACAGAAAGACCTTAATATAACTACAATTAAAGAAGTTTTAAGACAGTATCTTCTAGAAAAAGGGTTTAGAAATACACCGGAACGCTACACCATTCTGGAGGAAATCTATTCTATGGAGCATCATTTTAATGTAGATGATCTCTATCTGCTTATGATGCAGAAAAAGTATCATGTCTCCAAAGCGACTATTTACAATACCATCGAAATTTTTCTAGATGCGGGACTCATCCGAAAGCATCAGTTTGGTGAGAAAACACTTACTTCATCATCTTACGAAAAATCCTATTTTGATAAGCAACACGATCATTTGGTGATTTATAAGAAAGACTCCGACAAGGAAATCGAAGAAATTATCGAATTCTGCGACCCTAGAATACAGGGGATTAAAGAAGCAATTGAAAGCGCATTTGGTGTAAATATTGATTCTCATTCGCTCTATTTTTACGGCACCAAAAAAAATTAA
- a CDS encoding KUP/HAK/KT family potassium transporter, translating into MSDVVIGGHHFDTKKLTAMGVLVSLGIVFGDIGTSPLYVMKAIVNARKDGGNMPFDEYIEGALSCIIWTLTLQTTLKYVIIALRADNKGEGGILSLYSLVKRLKKKWLYIVAIIGASTLVADSVITPSLTVMSAVEGLKIYNPETPVVAITLIILAIVFFIQQFGTASIGKFFGPVMVVWFLVLGIFGSMHIFDHLDILKSFNPYYAYNLITHSPSAIVIMGAVFLCTTGAEALYSDLGHCGKQNIRVSWIFVKIMLILNYLGQGAWLLDNHHLVAQGINPMFGIMPVWAILPGVILATAAAIIASQSVITGSFTMFSEAMSVSFWPNQQIDYPSGIKGQMYIPRINWGLMVLCFIVVIYFQHSELMEAAYGLTITITMLMTTTLLFYWLNRSRVNKIFAFGFLGLYLLIELGFFYANVIKFFDGGWLTIVLGGFIAVCMYAWYNGRLIKSKFIKFVKLDKYVSIIKDLKLDETIPKYATNLAFLSRAKKDDEIESKIIYSILRKQPKRADHYFILNIVNQEDPFTYKYTVDEIMPGTIYRINFLLGFKIDRRINDYFDQVLADMMEEGSIPSRSSHPSLRAHNIPPDLKYIIIDNTYINDTLLTVKEKITLNIYNFVKYIGSDDFKAWGVSAHNVVVESAPLLDQKVVTKKIQQVDFKHYNS; encoded by the coding sequence ATGTCAGATGTAGTTATCGGTGGGCATCATTTCGATACCAAGAAACTTACCGCCATGGGAGTTTTGGTTTCACTGGGAATTGTTTTCGGAGATATCGGAACATCACCCCTCTACGTAATGAAGGCAATTGTGAACGCACGAAAGGACGGCGGAAATATGCCATTCGACGAATATATAGAAGGTGCACTCTCATGTATCATCTGGACACTGACGCTACAAACAACTTTAAAATATGTAATTATCGCCCTGCGCGCCGATAACAAAGGGGAAGGCGGAATTCTTTCTCTTTATTCACTCGTGAAAAGGCTCAAAAAGAAATGGCTCTACATAGTTGCCATCATTGGTGCCTCAACACTAGTTGCCGACAGTGTTATTACACCCTCACTTACCGTAATGTCTGCTGTAGAAGGTTTGAAAATTTACAACCCCGAAACGCCAGTAGTCGCGATCACGTTGATTATTTTAGCGATCGTTTTTTTTATTCAGCAGTTCGGAACGGCCTCTATCGGTAAATTTTTCGGTCCGGTGATGGTGGTTTGGTTCCTCGTCCTGGGAATATTTGGGTCCATGCATATTTTTGATCATCTGGATATTCTTAAATCTTTCAATCCTTATTATGCGTACAATTTAATTACCCATTCGCCGAGTGCGATTGTGATTATGGGTGCGGTTTTTCTGTGTACAACCGGAGCTGAGGCTTTATATTCTGATCTGGGACATTGCGGAAAACAGAATATACGGGTAAGTTGGATTTTCGTCAAAATAATGCTTATTTTAAATTATCTGGGTCAGGGTGCCTGGCTTCTGGATAATCATCATTTAGTCGCTCAGGGAATCAATCCAATGTTCGGAATCATGCCGGTATGGGCAATTTTGCCTGGTGTAATTCTGGCGACCGCTGCTGCAATTATTGCGAGCCAATCAGTTATTACTGGATCATTTACCATGTTTTCGGAGGCAATGTCAGTTTCGTTCTGGCCAAACCAGCAAATCGATTATCCCTCCGGAATTAAAGGTCAAATGTATATACCGCGCATTAACTGGGGTTTAATGGTGCTTTGTTTTATTGTGGTCATCTACTTTCAGCACTCTGAACTGATGGAGGCTGCTTACGGATTAACCATCACGATTACGATGCTGATGACCACCACGCTGTTGTTTTACTGGCTCAACAGAAGCAGGGTTAATAAAATTTTTGCTTTCGGATTTCTGGGACTTTACTTACTAATTGAATTAGGGTTTTTCTATGCAAATGTGATTAAATTCTTTGATGGGGGTTGGCTTACCATAGTTCTGGGAGGTTTTATTGCCGTGTGTATGTATGCGTGGTACAATGGGCGCCTGATCAAATCCAAATTTATCAAATTCGTTAAGCTCGATAAATATGTTTCGATCATTAAAGATTTAAAACTGGATGAAACGATACCTAAGTACGCGACCAACTTAGCATTTCTTAGCCGTGCGAAAAAGGATGATGAAATTGAATCAAAAATTATCTATTCAATTCTCCGTAAACAGCCAAAAAGAGCAGATCATTACTTTATCCTTAACATTGTGAATCAGGAAGATCCGTTTACGTATAAATACACAGTTGACGAAATAATGCCGGGAACCATTTACCGGATCAATTTCCTTTTGGGTTTCAAAATTGACAGAAGGATTAATGATTATTTTGATCAGGTTTTAGCCGATATGATGGAGGAAGGAAGCATCCCATCCCGAAGCAGCCATCCTTCGCTCCGGGCACATAATATTCCGCCTGACCTTAAATATATCATCATTGATAATACGTATATCAACGATACGCTGCTGACGGTGAAAGAAAAAATCACGCTTAATATTTATAATTTCGTTAAATATATTGGAAGCGATGATTTCAAGGCATGGGGCGTCTCTGCGCATAACGTGGTGGTAGAATCAGCGCCGCTTCTGGACCAGAAAGTAGTCACCAAAAAGATTCAACAGGTAGATTTTAAACATTATAATTCTTAA
- a CDS encoding pyruvate dehydrogenase complex E1 component subunit beta: MKEYTFREVIAQAMSEEMRKDESIYLMGEEVAEYNGAYKASKGMLDEFGPKRVIDTPIAELGFTGIAVGSAMNGNRPIVEYMTFNFSLVGIDQIINNAAKIRQMSGGQWNCPIVFRGPTASAGQLGATHSQALESWFANTPGLKVIVPSNPYDAKGLLKSAIQDNDPVIFMESEQMYGDKMEIPEEEYYIPIGKADIKKEGKDVTLVSFGKIMKLAMQAAEDMEKEGISVEVIDLRTVRPLDFDTIIASVKKTNRLVILEEAWPFGSVSSEITYMIQQKAFDYLDAPIKRITTPDAPAPYSAALFAEWFPKLEKVKEEIKKAMYIKA; the protein is encoded by the coding sequence ATGAAGGAATATACTTTTCGTGAAGTGATTGCCCAGGCAATGAGCGAAGAAATGCGTAAAGACGAATCAATCTACCTGATGGGTGAAGAAGTTGCAGAATACAATGGTGCTTACAAAGCATCAAAAGGTATGCTCGATGAATTCGGACCTAAAAGAGTTATTGATACGCCAATCGCGGAACTTGGTTTTACAGGAATTGCAGTAGGTTCAGCAATGAACGGAAACAGACCGATTGTAGAATACATGACGTTCAACTTTTCTCTCGTTGGGATCGATCAGATCATTAATAACGCAGCAAAAATCCGCCAGATGAGCGGAGGCCAGTGGAATTGCCCAATCGTGTTCCGTGGTCCTACAGCTTCTGCAGGTCAATTGGGTGCAACGCACTCGCAGGCTCTGGAAAGCTGGTTTGCCAATACACCTGGTCTTAAAGTAATCGTTCCTTCTAACCCTTATGATGCAAAAGGATTGTTGAAAAGTGCAATTCAGGATAATGATCCTGTAATTTTCATGGAGTCGGAGCAGATGTATGGCGACAAAATGGAAATTCCTGAAGAAGAATATTACATCCCAATCGGAAAAGCCGACATCAAAAAAGAAGGTAAAGATGTTACTTTGGTTTCTTTCGGTAAGATTATGAAACTTGCGATGCAGGCAGCAGAAGATATGGAGAAAGAAGGGATTTCTGTTGAAGTAATCGACCTTAGAACGGTTCGTCCGCTCGATTTTGATACCATTATCGCTTCAGTGAAGAAAACAAACCGATTGGTTATTTTAGAAGAAGCATGGCCGTTTGGTTCTGTATCTTCAGAAATTACTTATATGATTCAGCAGAAAGCATTTGATTACCTGGATGCGCCTATCAAGAGAATCACTACTCCGGATGCACCAGCGCCTTATTCTGCCGCACTGTTTGCAGAATGGTTCCCGAAACTTGAGAAAGTGAAGGAAGAAATAAAAAAAGCAATGTACATTAAAGCATAA
- a CDS encoding DUF2147 domain-containing protein has translation MKKIIFAFVALFFATLSYAQIEGKWKTIDDETGQEKSIVEIFKKSDGKYYGKVTQLLIKPANPNCVDCKDDRKNKPILGMEVVRGLSKDGSEFTGGTITDPKTGKTYKCTITRSGDKLNVRGYIGFSLIGRSQTWHKVK, from the coding sequence ATGAAAAAAATAATTTTCGCTTTTGTTGCGCTGTTTTTTGCAACTCTTTCTTATGCTCAAATCGAAGGAAAATGGAAGACCATCGATGATGAAACAGGTCAGGAAAAGTCTATCGTAGAAATTTTTAAGAAATCAGATGGTAAATATTACGGTAAAGTAACCCAGCTTTTAATAAAACCTGCAAACCCAAATTGTGTTGACTGTAAAGATGACAGAAAGAACAAGCCAATTCTCGGTATGGAAGTGGTGAGAGGCCTGTCTAAAGATGGAAGTGAATTTACCGGAGGGACAATTACTGATCCCAAAACAGGAAAAACGTATAAATGTACCATTACCAGAAGTGGTGACAAACTAAATGTAAGAGGTTATATTGGATTTTCACTTATCGGAAGAAGCCAAACCTGGCATAAAGTTAAGTAA
- a CDS encoding LTA synthase family protein: MKEIRLQEITALFYRIFLAFVFYQIARLLFWFFNRGLIRIDSASDYFNIAYHGTAFDTTAILYVNSLFILLSLLPLVINTKKYYQKFLFYLYFITNGIAYGMNFGDFVYYKFSQARLTMAAMHVAQHEKNIGKVFFVSVVEHPFVIVWFIILILLWIFLYKKVKVTERKPEKKWVYFVSSVVSLCVVAALVIGGIRGDFKHSTRPINLVDANRHVKNPLQANVVLNSVFSFFRTMNTNNFQEVKFVDEKFIEQNIKPYKIYEREGPEPKPNVVIFILESFSKEYSGAFNKNMKIKDFVSYTPFFDSLATQSLIATNAFANGRQSIHGMSSILAGIPTLKDAFTSSPYSNQKIQSVVSVANDMGYDTSFFHGAPNGSMGFMGFGNILGFKHYYGKTEYNNDADFDGIWGIWDEPFFQYFAKTLNTKKSPFMATMFSVSSHHPFKVPEKYAGKFKKGPLEIHEPIRYTDYALKQFFETAKKMPWYQNTIFVMVADHTNQVAYPEYEKAMNRFAVPILFYSPNPKYNLKGEITTPTQQMDIYPTLADLMGYNRKIRSWGRSLVSDKKEDYLIVNSSGVEQFMIGNYIYLFDGKNFTGIYALQDLGYENNLLGKINTPEITLGELKAKAWYQDYMDRVINRKLQ, encoded by the coding sequence ATGAAGGAAATTAGATTACAGGAAATTACAGCACTTTTTTACAGGATTTTTCTGGCATTTGTATTTTATCAGATTGCGAGGCTGCTGTTTTGGTTTTTCAACAGAGGTTTAATCAGGATCGATTCGGCTTCAGATTATTTCAACATCGCATATCACGGAACCGCTTTTGATACTACGGCAATTCTTTATGTGAATTCGCTTTTCATTTTGCTGAGTTTGCTGCCATTGGTCATCAATACAAAGAAATATTATCAGAAGTTCCTTTTCTATCTTTATTTCATCACCAATGGAATTGCGTACGGAATGAATTTCGGTGATTTTGTGTACTACAAATTCTCGCAGGCAAGACTTACAATGGCCGCTATGCACGTGGCTCAGCATGAAAAAAATATTGGCAAGGTGTTTTTTGTTTCAGTTGTGGAGCATCCTTTTGTGATTGTATGGTTTATTATTCTGATCTTACTCTGGATTTTTCTTTATAAAAAGGTGAAAGTAACAGAACGGAAACCGGAGAAAAAATGGGTTTATTTTGTTTCTTCCGTTGTAAGTTTGTGCGTAGTTGCAGCGCTGGTTATTGGCGGAATCCGTGGTGATTTTAAGCATTCCACGCGCCCGATCAATCTGGTCGATGCGAACCGGCATGTGAAGAATCCGCTTCAGGCAAATGTAGTTTTGAACAGTGTTTTCTCGTTCTTCCGAACAATGAACACCAACAACTTTCAGGAAGTTAAGTTTGTGGATGAGAAGTTTATTGAGCAGAACATAAAGCCTTATAAAATCTATGAAAGGGAAGGACCGGAGCCAAAACCAAACGTGGTGATTTTTATTCTCGAAAGTTTCAGTAAAGAATATTCCGGCGCGTTTAATAAGAACATGAAGATTAAAGATTTTGTTTCCTATACGCCGTTTTTCGACAGTTTAGCAACGCAGAGTTTAATCGCAACCAACGCATTTGCCAACGGGCGGCAGTCGATTCACGGAATGAGTTCTATTCTGGCGGGGATCCCCACATTGAAAGACGCTTTTACAAGTTCACCATATTCGAACCAAAAAATACAGTCAGTGGTTTCTGTCGCGAACGATATGGGGTATGATACATCCTTTTTTCACGGCGCACCAAACGGATCGATGGGTTTTATGGGATTTGGAAATATCTTGGGTTTTAAACACTATTACGGAAAAACCGAGTATAATAACGACGCAGATTTCGACGGGATATGGGGAATCTGGGACGAGCCGTTCTTTCAGTATTTTGCAAAAACGCTGAATACAAAGAAATCACCGTTCATGGCAACGATGTTTTCAGTTTCGTCTCATCATCCCTTCAAAGTTCCAGAAAAATACGCCGGAAAATTCAAAAAAGGTCCGCTTGAAATTCACGAACCTATACGTTATACCGATTACGCTCTGAAACAGTTTTTCGAAACCGCCAAAAAGATGCCGTGGTATCAGAACACGATTTTTGTAATGGTGGCCGATCATACCAATCAGGTTGCTTATCCCGAATATGAAAAAGCGATGAACCGTTTTGCTGTTCCGATTCTTTTTTATTCCCCGAATCCAAAATATAATTTAAAAGGGGAAATCACTACTCCAACCCAGCAAATGGATATTTACCCCACGTTAGCTGATCTGATGGGTTACAACAGGAAGATCCGAAGTTGGGGAAGAAGCTTGGTTTCCGATAAGAAAGAAGATTATCTGATCGTAAACTCCAGCGGAGTGGAGCAGTTCATGATTGGCAATTATATCTATCTGTTCGACGGTAAAAACTTTACCGGTATTTATGCATTGCAGGATTTGGGATATGAGAATAATCTTTTGGGTAAAATAAATACTCCGGAAATCACACTGGGCGAGCTGAAAGCCAAAGCGTGGTATCAGGATTATATGGATCGGGTAATCAACCGCAAACTTCAGTAA
- a CDS encoding CDP-alcohol phosphatidyltransferase family protein: MNFIKNNLANAFTLANLFSGSIGVIHLLAGNYHITAICIILSLVLDFFDGFIARAMKSNSNLGAQLDSLADMVSFGLLPGLVIYKALEPFGAQFLGTDLPFEIKYLALFITLFSCLRLAIFNLDEEQTYYFKGLNTPSNTILIFGLYYASLESGSFSFLFENSLLLILFTVISSWLLVSPIKMIAMKFKSMKMQDNYPKIALLIGAILILIIFKTVGIPLVILYYMLISLIFQKQLK; the protein is encoded by the coding sequence ATGAACTTTATTAAAAACAATTTGGCCAACGCGTTTACGCTGGCGAATTTATTTTCAGGTAGTATTGGCGTCATCCACTTACTGGCGGGCAATTACCATATTACTGCCATTTGTATCATCCTATCTCTGGTTCTGGATTTCTTCGACGGATTTATTGCAAGAGCGATGAAATCTAACTCCAATCTCGGGGCACAACTGGATTCGCTTGCCGATATGGTGAGTTTTGGCCTTTTGCCAGGACTTGTTATTTACAAAGCCTTGGAACCATTCGGAGCCCAGTTTTTGGGAACTGATCTACCTTTCGAAATTAAATATCTCGCCTTATTCATCACTTTATTTTCATGTTTACGGCTGGCGATTTTTAATCTTGACGAGGAGCAGACATATTATTTTAAAGGTTTAAATACACCTTCTAACACCATACTGATTTTCGGTCTTTACTATGCCTCTTTAGAATCTGGAAGTTTTTCATTTCTGTTTGAAAATTCACTCCTTCTGATTCTTTTCACGGTGATCTCTTCGTGGCTTTTAGTTTCCCCGATTAAAATGATCGCGATGAAATTTAAATCCATGAAAATGCAGGATAATTATCCAAAAATCGCATTGCTTATCGGCGCCATCCTGATCCTGATTATTTTTAAAACGGTAGGAATACCATTGGTGATTCTTTATTATATGCTTATTTCGCTTATTTTTCAGAAACAGCTGAAATAA
- a CDS encoding 3'-5' exonuclease, with product MNLKLYKPLCIFDLETTGTNVAKDRIVEISILKVNPDASRESRTWLVNPEMYIPKESTAIHGISDDDVKNSPKFSEIAPKVMEMISGTDLGGFNSNRFDVPLLAEELLRAGIDFDLNKFKLVDAQTIFHKMEPRNLTAAYKFYCKKELENAHSAEADVLATFEVLDAQVGHYEDLPNEIAALSEFSSHHKFADLAGFIAFDEDEKEVFSFGKYKGQRVKDVFQKDLGYYGWIQNADFPLYTKKVLTGIQLRSKF from the coding sequence ATGAATTTAAAACTTTATAAACCGCTCTGTATCTTCGATTTAGAAACTACCGGAACCAATGTCGCAAAAGACAGAATCGTAGAAATCAGCATTCTGAAAGTCAATCCCGACGCTTCGCGCGAAAGCAGAACATGGCTTGTAAATCCGGAAATGTATATCCCGAAAGAATCCACAGCCATTCACGGAATTAGTGACGATGATGTGAAAAACTCACCGAAATTCAGTGAAATTGCTCCAAAAGTAATGGAAATGATTTCCGGAACCGATTTAGGCGGCTTCAACTCGAACCGTTTTGATGTCCCGCTTCTGGCAGAAGAACTTTTAAGAGCAGGAATCGATTTCGATTTGAATAAATTCAAACTTGTTGACGCGCAAACAATTTTCCATAAAATGGAACCCAGAAATTTAACCGCGGCCTACAAATTTTACTGCAAAAAAGAGCTGGAAAATGCGCATTCTGCGGAGGCTGATGTGTTGGCAACCTTTGAAGTTCTCGACGCACAGGTTGGTCACTATGAAGATTTACCAAATGAAATCGCGGCTTTAAGTGAATTTTCATCACATCACAAATTTGCGGATCTGGCTGGTTTTATCGCCTTTGATGAAGACGAAAAAGAAGTTTTCAGTTTCGGAAAATATAAGGGACAAAGGGTGAAGGACGTATTCCAGAAAGATCTGGGATATTACGGCTGGATCCAGAATGCAGATTTTCCGCTGTACACTAAGAAAGTTTTGACGGGAATACAGTTGAGAAGTAAGTTTTAA
- a CDS encoding fumarylacetoacetate hydrolase family protein, producing the protein MKIICIGRNYAEHAKELGNEIPENPVIFMKPDTAILKKGSDFYIPEFSDDVHYELEVVLKISKGGKYIQEDKASNYFDEIGLGIDFTARDLQSQLKAKGLPWELAKGFDGSAVVSEFYKKSDFDMQNLNFSLMKNKEKVQDGNTSMMIFSPEKIIAFVSQYFTLKTGDLIFTGTPKGVGNVAENDILQAFLENEKVLNLRIQ; encoded by the coding sequence ATGAAAATCATCTGCATCGGCCGCAATTATGCTGAACACGCCAAAGAACTAGGAAATGAAATCCCTGAAAATCCTGTAATCTTCATGAAGCCCGACACGGCAATTCTAAAAAAGGGTTCGGATTTTTATATTCCCGAATTTTCTGATGATGTGCATTATGAACTCGAAGTAGTGCTGAAAATCTCCAAAGGAGGAAAATACATTCAGGAAGATAAAGCCTCAAATTACTTCGATGAAATCGGTTTGGGAATTGATTTCACTGCGAGAGATTTACAAAGCCAACTGAAAGCCAAAGGCCTTCCTTGGGAATTGGCAAAAGGTTTCGACGGAAGCGCTGTAGTTTCAGAATTTTATAAAAAAAGCGATTTCGATATGCAGAACCTGAATTTTTCTTTAATGAAGAACAAAGAAAAAGTTCAGGACGGTAATACTTCCATGATGATTTTCTCGCCGGAAAAAATTATCGCATTCGTATCGCAGTACTTCACCTTAAAAACCGGAGATCTTATCTTTACCGGAACACCGAAAGGCGTGGGTAACGTTGCTGAAAACGATATTCTGCAGGCTTTTCTGGAAAATGAAAAAGTGCTGAATCTTAGAATTCAATAA
- a CDS encoding universal stress protein: MINIVLPVDFSDATDRLIEGAVKFAKETKGKICLIHVAPADIGFAIGDMGFQYFPEVEQNEIKDELLRLNAIEQRIIAQDIDCEHLLKQGVAGDIILEYAKQKNAGYIVMGSHGRSGIYDVFVGSLTKELTRRSTIPVLVIPIH; the protein is encoded by the coding sequence ATGATCAACATCGTATTACCTGTAGATTTTTCCGACGCAACCGACCGACTTATTGAGGGCGCAGTAAAATTTGCAAAAGAAACAAAAGGAAAAATATGTCTTATTCATGTAGCTCCCGCTGATATTGGCTTTGCGATCGGCGACATGGGATTTCAGTATTTCCCGGAGGTGGAACAGAATGAAATTAAAGATGAACTGTTGCGGCTGAACGCCATTGAACAGAGGATTATTGCTCAGGATATCGATTGCGAACACTTACTGAAACAGGGTGTGGCCGGTGACATTATTCTGGAATATGCTAAACAGAAAAACGCCGGTTACATTGTAATGGGTTCACACGGGCGAAGCGGGATTTATGATGTCTTTGTCGGCAGTTTGACCAAAGAACTTACACGGCGGTCAACGATTCCTGTATTGGTGATCCCGATTCATTAA